CGTCCGGGCTGCCGCCGGACCAGGCGTGGCCGCTGCCTTGGACGGTCCATTGTTCGAACAGCGCTCTGCCGTCAGGGTCCTTGTGGATGGTGCGGCTGTAGCGGCGTCCGCCGGGCGCCTGTCCGTCCTCGGTCTCGGCGCTCAGGCCCTCCGCGTTGGCGGTGGCCTGGGCCATCACATGATCGCCGTTGCGGGGATGCACGACCTTGTCCGCGTCGCCGTGGAACACGATGGCGGGAACCACCGGAGCCCCCGCCGCCGGGCGCTGGCCGGTCGAGGACCCGGCCTTCATCGCCAGCAGGGCGGAGGGCACGCCGCTCGCCGAACCGTAGGGCAGGCCGGAATGGACGCCCACCGCGGCGAACAGGTCCGGGTGGGTGGTCGCCAGGACCATCGCGGCGGAGCCGCCCGCCGAAATCCCGGCGACGTAGACGCGCTGCGGGTCGGCCCCTTGCTCCGCCACGACCTGCCGGGTGGCTCCGGCGATCAGCGCCGGTTCGCCGCGGTCGCGGCGCTGGTGGTCGGGGTTGAACCAGTTCCAGCACTTCTTGTCGTTCGCCGCGGGGGTCTGCTCCGGATAGAGGACGAGGCAGCCGGATTCCTCGGCCAGCCGGTTCATGCGGGTTCCGACGGCGAAGTCCTCCGCAGACTGGGTGCAGCCGTGCAGCATGACCAGCAGCGGGCGCGGTCCCACCGCAGCGCCCTTCGGCACGAACAGGCGGTAGGCGAGCGAGCCGGAGTCGCCGGTGAAGACCCCGGAGCCCATCGGCTCCGCCACCGGCACCGGTCTCGGCGGGGGCGGAGGGACGGGCGTGCCGCGGCGGAACAGCTTGCCGGCGAGGCGCCGGAGGAAGGCTGCGGCGCGGGCCAGGGCCGGGCGGGGCCGGTTGGTGTCGGTCACGGTCGGCGGCTCCGGGTTCGTTCGGGAGGCAAGGCGGCGGATGGTACGGGACGGAGGTGGCGGAGGACAACCGCCATGGCGGTTTGCGCCGGGCCGCCAACTGCGCTAACCATCCGGTTCCGCCAGCGCCCGTCCGACAAGCCTCCAGGTGGCCCGACCGTCATGAGCACCGACATCACCCTGGTTCTGGGCGGCGCCCGCTCCGGCAAGAGCCGCTACGCCGAGGGGCTGGTCACCGCATCGCCCGGCCCGCGGGTCTACATCGCCACCGCCCAGGTCTGGGACGCCGAGATGGCCGACCGAGTCGCCCGCCACAAGGAGGACCGCGGCCCCGGCTGGACCACGGTGGAGGAGCCGCTCGACCTGCCCGGCGCGCTGCGCCGCCACGCCGGCGCCGGGACGACCGTGCTGGTCGACTGCCTGACGCTGTGGCTGTCCAACCTGATGATGGCGGAGGCCGACGTGCCCGCCCGTTCCGCCGATCTGCTGGCCGCTCTGGCGGCGGTGGAGGGGCGGGTGGTGCTGGTTTCCAACGAGGTGGGGCTGGGGATCGTGCCGGACAACGCGCTGGCCCGCCGCTTCCGCGACCATGCGGGGCGGCTGCACCAGGACATCGCCGCCGTGGCCCGGCGGGTGGCCTTCGTCGCCGCCGGGCTGCCGCTGCTGCTGAAGGGAGAGACGCCATGACCGAAGACGCCGACCGGAACGATGCCGACCAGAACGAACGCCACGCCGAGAAGATGAAGCGGCGCAAGGCGCTGCACGACCGGGTGATGGCCAGCAAGACGCAGGAGAAGGGCCTGCTGATGGTCAACACCGGCAACGGCAAGGGCAAGTCCACCGCCGCCTTCGGCCTGATCCTGCGCGCCGCCGGGCACGGCATGCGGGTGGGGGTGGTGCAGTTCGTCAAGGGCGCCTGGTCCACCGGCGAGACGGTGGCGCTGGAGCGCTTCGACGACCTCGTGGACTTTTACACGATGGGCGAGGGCTTCACCTGGGAGACCCAGGACCGCGAGCGCGACATCGCCGCCGCCAAGGCCGCCTGGGCCAAGGCGCAGGAACTGATGGCCGACCCGAAATACAGCCTCGTCGTGCTCGACGAGCTGAACATCGTGCTGCGCATGGGCTACCTGCCGGTGGAGGAGGTGCTTCCCGTGCTGACCGGGCGGCGCGAGGGGCTGCATGTGCTGGTCACCGGCCGCACCGCCAAGCCGGAGCTGATCGAGGCCGCCGATCTGGTGACCGAGATGACCCTGGTCAAGCATCCCTTCCAGGCGGGCATCAAGGCCCAGCCGGGCATCGAGTTCTGAGCCATGCCGCGCGCGATCATGCTTCAGGGCACCGGCTCCGATGTCGGCAAGTCGCTGCTGGTGGCCGGGCTGTGCCGGGCGCTGGTCCGCCGCGGCCTGACCGTGCGGCCCTTCAAGCCGCAGAACATGTCCAACAACGCCGCGGTCACCGCCGACGGCGGCGAGATCGGGCGCGCCCAGGCGCTCCAGGCGCGGGCCTGCGGGGTGGCGCCGTCCGTCCACATGAACCCGGTGCTGCTGAAGCCGCAGTCGGACATCGGGTCCCAGGTTGTGGTGCGCGGCGTCGTCGAGGGAACGGCGCGGGCCGGCGATTACCAGTCGCGCAAGGGACGGCTGCTCCCCACCGTGCTCGACAGCTTCGCGCGGCTGAAGGCCGAGGCGGACGTGGTGGTGGTCGAGGGGGCGGGCAGCCCGGCCGAGGTCAATCTGCGGGCCGGAGACATCGCCAACATGGGCTTCGCCACCGCGGCGGGCGTGCCGGTGGTGCTGGTGGGCGACATCGACCGCGGCGGGGTGATCGCCAGCCTCGTCGGCACCCACGCCCTGATCCCGCCGGAGGAGCGGGCGCTGGTCGCCGGATTTCTCATCAACAAGTTCCGCGGCGACGTGCGGCTGTTCGACGGCGGCCTGTCGGTCATCGCGGAGCGCACGGGCTGGCGGAGCTTCGGCGTCGTGCCCTGGCTGGCCGACG
The window above is part of the Azospirillum sp. TSH58 genome. Proteins encoded here:
- the cobO gene encoding cob(I)yrinic acid a,c-diamide adenosyltransferase, yielding MTEDADRNDADQNERHAEKMKRRKALHDRVMASKTQEKGLLMVNTGNGKGKSTAAFGLILRAAGHGMRVGVVQFVKGAWSTGETVALERFDDLVDFYTMGEGFTWETQDRERDIAAAKAAWAKAQELMADPKYSLVVLDELNIVLRMGYLPVEEVLPVLTGRREGLHVLVTGRTAKPELIEAADLVTEMTLVKHPFQAGIKAQPGIEF
- the cobU gene encoding bifunctional adenosylcobinamide kinase/adenosylcobinamide-phosphate guanylyltransferase, which translates into the protein MSTDITLVLGGARSGKSRYAEGLVTASPGPRVYIATAQVWDAEMADRVARHKEDRGPGWTTVEEPLDLPGALRRHAGAGTTVLVDCLTLWLSNLMMAEADVPARSADLLAALAAVEGRVVLVSNEVGLGIVPDNALARRFRDHAGRLHQDIAAVARRVAFVAAGLPLLLKGETP
- a CDS encoding PHB depolymerase family esterase — translated: MTDTNRPRPALARAAAFLRRLAGKLFRRGTPVPPPPPRPVPVAEPMGSGVFTGDSGSLAYRLFVPKGAAVGPRPLLVMLHGCTQSAEDFAVGTRMNRLAEESGCLVLYPEQTPAANDKKCWNWFNPDHQRRDRGEPALIAGATRQVVAEQGADPQRVYVAGISAGGSAAMVLATTHPDLFAAVGVHSGLPYGSASGVPSALLAMKAGSSTGQRPAAGAPVVPAIVFHGDADKVVHPRNGDHVMAQATANAEGLSAETEDGQAPGGRRYSRTIHKDPDGRALFEQWTVQGSGHAWSGGSPDGTYTDPQGPDAAREMLRFFLSHRHPAMPERA